The Desulfosporosinus acidiphilus SJ4 genome has a window encoding:
- a CDS encoding sigma factor G inhibitor Gin, translating to MMKTFDDQTRSRNEHSAQLETQGNVINRENRGKVYPVCYRCAQVPQNGLYDGFRIRGMFICSDCQNELLSAEQDTPEYQEFLFLIHSLLF from the coding sequence ATGATGAAAACGTTTGATGATCAGACAAGGAGTAGAAATGAACATTCTGCGCAGCTTGAAACCCAGGGAAATGTTATAAATAGAGAGAATAGAGGGAAAGTCTACCCTGTTTGTTATCGTTGTGCTCAGGTCCCCCAAAATGGGCTCTATGACGGATTTAGAATACGTGGAATGTTTATATGCTCAGATTGTCAAAATGAGTTGTTGTCTGCTGAGCAAGACACACCGGAATATCAAGAATTCCTGTTTCTGATTCATAGCCTTTTGTTTTAA
- a CDS encoding pro-sigmaK processing inhibitor BofA family protein — protein MTLVFLGLFILLIGFTIRSVVGKPNIILKVIIHSLGGIVGLWLFNFLLSILGFSIPINFFTIIIVGLLGFPGVLTLSILQLLGI, from the coding sequence ATGACTCTGGTCTTTCTTGGACTTTTCATCTTACTGATAGGATTTACCATTCGTTCAGTTGTCGGAAAGCCAAATATTATCTTAAAAGTCATAATTCATAGTCTAGGCGGAATTGTTGGACTTTGGTTATTTAATTTTCTTTTAAGTATTCTAGGATTTTCAATACCAATTAATTTTTTTACAATAATAATTGTTGGTCTTTTAGGATTTCCAGGAGTATTAACCTTATCAATTCTCCAGTTATTAGGTATTTGA
- the nifJ gene encoding pyruvate:ferredoxin (flavodoxin) oxidoreductase — protein MAKMKTMDGNEAAAHASYAFTEVATIFPITPSSTMAELVDEWAAHGRKNIYGQTVKVVEMQSEAGAAGAVHGSLQAGALTSTYTASQGLLLMIPNMYKIAGELLPCVFHVSARALATHALSIFGDHQDVMSVRATGFAQLSSHNVQEALDLGYIAHLATVKASVPFVHFFDGFRTSHEIQKIEIPEYEEVGQLLDMDAVQAFRDNALNPEHPVLRGTAQNPDVYFQGREASNKFYDAVPDIVEHYMQEYKKLTGREYHPFQYYGAEDAEYVIVAMGSICDTIEETVDYLMAKGEKVGVVKVHLFNPFSSKYFFNVMPKTVKKIAVLERTKEPGALGEPLYLDVKEIYYNHEQKPVIVGGRYGLGSKDTTPSQVLAVYKNLKADEPKNGFTIGIIDDVTFKSLPEDEIIDTAPEGTIACKFWGLGADGTVGANKQAIKIIGDHTQLYAQAYFQYDSKKSGGITVSHVRFGKKPIKSPYYVTGANYIACHNQTYVYQYDLLKGLKKKGNFVLNCQWTPEELDEKLPASMKQALARNEVNFYIIDAVSIARKIGLGSRINMVMQAAFFKLANVIPVEEAIDYLKASVVKTYGKKGQNIVDMNNAAIDQGVSALVKVEIPASWANAQDSEAAAAADEPDFVKNILRPMNALEGDNLPVSAFNGREDGTFPVGTTAYEKRGIGVMVPEWQINNCIQCNQCSYVCPHAAIRPFLMNEEEAKNAPETFAGKKAIGKEAAGLLFRVQVSTLDCTGCGNCAEVCPAKEKALVMKPAAEQFEHQIANWEYAVTLENKAKLFDVTTVKGSQFVQPLLEFNGACPGCGETAYVKLLTQLFGDRMMISNATGCSSIWGGSAPAVPYTTNNEGKGPSWANSLFEDNAEFGYGMYLGVRQQREKLVDLMNQALGMEISTELKGAFQEWLAGWNDADASKAAAAKIRTALEGYSGDNKVLAEIRSKKDHLVKKSQWIIGGDGWAYDIGYGGLDHVLASGDDVNILVLDTEVYSNTGGQSSKSTPRAAVAKFAAAGKKIRKKDLGMMAMSYGYVYVAQIALGANMSQTIKVIKEAEAYKGPSLIIAYAPCINHGLKAGMTKSVQEAKKAVDSGYWHLYRFNPDLAEEGKNPFALESKEPTIPFRDFIMGEVRYTSLLNTFPETAEELFAGAEKYAKVRYESYKRLNEQKWGE, from the coding sequence ATGGCTAAAATGAAAACCATGGATGGAAATGAAGCAGCGGCTCATGCATCGTATGCATTTACTGAAGTCGCTACCATCTTTCCCATTACTCCCTCTTCGACAATGGCCGAATTGGTCGATGAATGGGCTGCTCATGGAAGGAAAAACATTTATGGACAAACTGTTAAAGTCGTGGAGATGCAATCCGAAGCAGGTGCTGCTGGTGCAGTGCACGGTTCACTCCAGGCTGGTGCATTAACCTCTACTTATACAGCTTCACAAGGCTTACTTTTGATGATTCCTAACATGTATAAGATTGCCGGTGAATTGCTTCCCTGTGTATTCCATGTAAGTGCCCGGGCTTTGGCAACTCACGCCCTTTCTATTTTTGGCGATCATCAGGACGTAATGTCTGTTCGTGCTACCGGTTTTGCCCAGCTTTCCTCACATAATGTCCAAGAAGCCTTAGACTTGGGTTATATTGCTCACTTAGCGACAGTTAAGGCAAGTGTACCCTTCGTACACTTCTTCGATGGTTTCCGTACTTCCCATGAAATTCAAAAGATTGAAATACCGGAGTATGAGGAAGTCGGTCAGTTATTAGATATGGATGCAGTTCAAGCATTCCGCGACAATGCCTTGAATCCGGAACATCCTGTTTTACGCGGAACAGCCCAAAACCCTGACGTATATTTCCAAGGTCGTGAAGCTTCTAATAAGTTTTATGATGCAGTTCCTGATATTGTAGAACATTACATGCAAGAGTATAAAAAGCTTACCGGCCGTGAATATCATCCATTCCAATATTATGGTGCCGAAGATGCTGAATATGTAATCGTTGCTATGGGTTCAATCTGTGACACCATTGAAGAAACCGTGGATTATCTCATGGCTAAAGGGGAAAAAGTTGGGGTTGTAAAAGTTCACCTCTTTAATCCTTTCTCCAGCAAGTACTTCTTTAATGTAATGCCTAAAACTGTCAAGAAAATTGCAGTTCTTGAAAGAACGAAAGAACCTGGCGCTCTGGGTGAACCCCTCTATTTAGATGTCAAAGAAATATACTATAATCACGAACAAAAACCGGTCATTGTTGGCGGTCGTTATGGTTTAGGTTCTAAGGATACGACTCCTTCCCAAGTATTGGCCGTTTATAAAAACCTTAAAGCTGACGAACCAAAGAATGGATTTACGATTGGTATTATCGACGACGTAACCTTTAAATCTTTGCCTGAGGATGAGATTATTGATACTGCTCCGGAAGGAACCATTGCTTGTAAATTTTGGGGTCTTGGTGCAGATGGAACGGTTGGTGCCAATAAACAAGCTATTAAGATTATTGGTGACCATACCCAGCTCTATGCTCAGGCATATTTCCAATATGACAGTAAGAAATCAGGAGGCATCACGGTTTCTCACGTACGCTTTGGGAAAAAACCCATTAAGTCTCCTTACTATGTAACAGGTGCTAACTATATTGCATGTCATAACCAAACTTATGTTTATCAATATGACCTCTTAAAAGGCTTAAAGAAAAAAGGCAATTTCGTTTTGAATTGCCAATGGACTCCTGAAGAACTTGATGAGAAACTTCCGGCATCCATGAAACAAGCTCTTGCACGTAATGAAGTTAATTTCTATATCATTGATGCAGTTTCCATTGCCCGTAAAATAGGTCTCGGTTCACGGATCAATATGGTTATGCAGGCTGCCTTCTTCAAACTTGCCAATGTTATTCCCGTTGAAGAAGCGATCGATTATCTGAAAGCTTCTGTTGTTAAGACCTACGGTAAAAAAGGTCAAAACATTGTTGACATGAACAATGCAGCCATTGATCAAGGTGTATCGGCACTTGTTAAAGTGGAAATTCCGGCATCTTGGGCTAATGCTCAGGATAGTGAAGCCGCAGCTGCCGCTGATGAGCCGGATTTTGTTAAGAATATTCTCCGTCCAATGAACGCCTTAGAAGGAGATAATCTCCCGGTCAGTGCTTTTAACGGTCGAGAAGATGGAACTTTCCCGGTTGGTACCACTGCTTACGAAAAACGCGGGATTGGTGTTATGGTTCCTGAATGGCAAATTAACAATTGTATTCAATGTAATCAATGTTCATATGTCTGCCCTCATGCAGCAATTCGTCCTTTCTTAATGAACGAAGAAGAAGCAAAGAATGCTCCGGAAACGTTTGCTGGTAAAAAAGCGATCGGTAAAGAGGCTGCTGGTTTACTATTCCGTGTTCAAGTAAGCACTTTGGATTGCACTGGATGCGGAAACTGTGCTGAGGTCTGCCCTGCCAAAGAAAAAGCATTAGTCATGAAGCCTGCTGCTGAGCAATTCGAACATCAAATAGCAAACTGGGAGTATGCCGTTACTTTAGAAAATAAAGCTAAACTCTTTGATGTTACAACGGTTAAGGGCAGCCAATTCGTTCAGCCTTTACTGGAGTTCAACGGTGCTTGCCCGGGTTGCGGAGAGACCGCCTATGTAAAACTCCTTACCCAACTTTTTGGTGATCGCATGATGATTTCTAATGCTACCGGCTGCAGTTCCATCTGGGGTGGAAGTGCTCCTGCCGTTCCGTATACCACCAATAACGAAGGCAAAGGACCTTCCTGGGCTAACTCTTTGTTTGAGGATAACGCCGAGTTCGGTTATGGAATGTACTTGGGTGTTCGTCAGCAACGTGAAAAATTAGTAGATTTAATGAACCAAGCTTTGGGAATGGAAATTAGTACTGAGCTAAAGGGTGCTTTCCAAGAATGGCTTGCAGGCTGGAACGATGCTGATGCATCCAAAGCAGCAGCGGCTAAAATTCGGACTGCTCTTGAGGGCTATAGCGGAGACAACAAAGTTTTAGCTGAAATTCGTAGTAAGAAAGACCATCTCGTTAAAAAATCTCAATGGATTATTGGCGGAGACGGTTGGGCCTATGATATTGGCTATGGCGGCTTAGACCATGTTCTGGCTTCCGGAGATGATGTCAATATTCTCGTATTGGATACTGAGGTTTACTCCAATACCGGCGGCCAATCTTCAAAATCAACGCCTCGTGCCGCTGTCGCCAAATTTGCTGCTGCAGGTAAGAAGATCCGCAAGAAGGACTTGGGCATGATGGCCATGAGTTATGGCTACGTTTATGTTGCTCAAATCGCCCTGGGTGCTAATATGAGTCAAACCATTAAAGTTATTAAAGAAGCAGAAGCTTACAAAGGACCTTCCTTAATCATTGCTTATGCTCCATGTATTAATCATGGCCTTAAAGCCGGCATGACCAAGAGTGTCCAAGAAGCTAAGAAAGCTGTGGATTCAGGGTACTGGCATCTCTATCGCTTTAACCCTGATTTAGCCGAAGAAGGAAAGAATCCATTCGCCTTGGAATCTAAAGAACCAACCATACCGTTCCGCGACTTCATCATGGGTGAGGTACGTTATACGTCCTTATTGAATACCTTCCCTGAAACGGCTGAAGAACTCTTTGCCGGAGCAGAAAAGTATGCTAAAGTTCGTTACGAGTCTTATAAACGCTTAAATGAACAAAAATGGGGAGAATAA
- a CDS encoding YbaB/EbfC family nucleoid-associated protein, which yields MAGFKGMGGMGGNMNQMLKQAQKLQEDMARAQEELQNKTVDASSGGGMVQVIVSGKMELTELKINPEAVDPTDVEMLEDLVKAAVNEGLRKAQEMANNEMGKLTGGLKIPGLF from the coding sequence ATGGCAGGGTTTAAAGGTATGGGTGGTATGGGTGGAAATATGAATCAAATGTTAAAACAAGCCCAAAAGCTTCAGGAAGACATGGCCAGAGCACAAGAGGAGCTTCAAAACAAGACTGTGGATGCCTCTTCCGGCGGTGGAATGGTTCAAGTGATTGTGAGTGGTAAAATGGAATTAACAGAATTGAAAATTAATCCCGAAGCCGTTGATCCGACTGATGTCGAGATGCTGGAGGACCTTGTTAAGGCCGCAGTGAATGAGGGTTTAAGAAAAGCACAGGAAATGGCCAATAATGAAATGGGTAAATTAACCGGTGGTTTAAAGATCCCCGGCTTGTTCTAG
- a CDS encoding DUF2935 domain-containing protein: MVGDFVRESLDLHLFMARIMKEHAIFMQIGFLPKDVTYAAQAENFKCQYDELLKEAIMLSDCTASENVLRSGELVTDKTLGAEQKTQELTGICIECGLTIEELKLNPDPGTIPQEIVPNIQALNEKARVLTVSFAEFKAMVLDQVTKCCLFTNLLPSQYYHIHKEAVFYLKLINRLQNNQFVNNRVELYEQKVFWDDIMGEHAEVISHLLDPTEKELVHKAQDFARQFKHLGQKLKGGGVRATQLETLREENIQATLGIANFKAASTDLLLGCQIQSMLTPLITDHTLREAYHYLRILKTLKLVYLGRG; this comes from the coding sequence ATGGTTGGAGATTTCGTAAGGGAATCACTAGACTTACACTTATTTATGGCTCGAATCATGAAAGAACATGCAATATTTATGCAAATTGGGTTTTTGCCTAAAGACGTTACTTATGCCGCGCAGGCAGAGAATTTCAAATGCCAGTACGATGAACTTCTCAAGGAAGCTATAATGCTCAGTGATTGTACTGCATCAGAAAATGTTCTGCGATCTGGAGAATTAGTAACGGATAAAACCCTTGGAGCAGAACAGAAGACCCAAGAGCTGACTGGAATTTGCATTGAGTGCGGACTAACCATAGAGGAACTAAAGTTAAATCCTGATCCAGGAACAATTCCTCAAGAAATTGTTCCTAATATTCAAGCTCTCAATGAAAAGGCAAGGGTTTTAACTGTTTCCTTTGCGGAGTTTAAGGCCATGGTTTTAGACCAAGTGACAAAGTGCTGCTTATTTACAAATCTCTTGCCATCTCAGTATTATCACATCCACAAGGAGGCTGTCTTTTATTTAAAACTAATAAATCGTTTGCAAAACAATCAATTCGTAAACAACCGTGTTGAATTATATGAGCAGAAAGTATTCTGGGATGATATCATGGGAGAACATGCGGAGGTTATAAGCCATCTTTTAGATCCAACGGAAAAGGAACTTGTCCATAAGGCACAAGATTTTGCGCGGCAGTTTAAACACTTAGGACAAAAATTGAAAGGTGGAGGGGTACGAGCGACACAGCTTGAAACGTTAAGAGAGGAGAACATCCAGGCAACACTTGGGATTGCTAATTTTAAAGCTGCCAGCACAGATCTGCTTTTGGGATGTCAAATACAATCCATGCTTACCCCGCTTATAACCGATCATACTTTGCGCGAAGCTTATCATTACTTGAGAATTTTAAAAACCTTGAAACTCGTTTATCTTGGACGTGGTTAA
- a CDS encoding spore germination protein codes for MRSWMKMLKELTLRPQVKKVRKPPAYSFDKELDESISGQKVQEILSKSSDVVFREFFLQGKESIPCMVAGVDGLVDKNLLDQFLLKPLMVELPGHRELAQVTLENVVESTINYLLPGLEVKKISKMGEAIDSILSGDAVIFFGNSKEAIVIGARGWVNSGINEPVAESVIKGPHEGFTETLRINTSLLRRKIKHPSLRLISLKLGVLTNTDLVVTYIDKVASPDIVSEVIKRLSRIKMDGVLESGYVEEMIEDFPYSPFPQIAYTERPDVLAGKLLEGKVGIMLDGTPIVLVVPATLTQFLNVNEDYYQRAMTAVLFRSVRYIGAFVAVTAPSVYIAVTTFHQEIIPTDLLMSISAGRQGVPFPALLEALLMTIVLEILQEAGLRLPKPIGQTIGIVGALIIGDAAVKASLVSPLMVIVIGLTAVSSYAIPYYDLSLAVRLTRFPLMILAGSLGFFGVAVGLYAGLIHLLSLRSFGVPYMSPIAPLRIRSLLQDTFVRAPWWAMKRRPQLLEIENPRSGGKGKE; via the coding sequence TTGCGCAGTTGGATGAAAATGCTTAAAGAACTTACTCTTCGTCCGCAGGTTAAGAAGGTTAGGAAGCCCCCAGCCTATTCCTTTGATAAAGAGCTAGATGAATCAATATCTGGTCAAAAAGTACAGGAAATCTTATCTAAAAGCAGTGATGTCGTTTTTCGGGAGTTCTTTTTGCAAGGTAAGGAATCTATTCCCTGCATGGTAGCAGGAGTTGACGGGTTAGTCGATAAAAACTTGCTGGATCAATTTCTTTTAAAGCCTTTGATGGTAGAGTTGCCGGGGCATCGGGAACTAGCTCAGGTGACGTTGGAAAATGTAGTTGAAAGTACCATTAACTATCTTCTTCCTGGCCTCGAGGTTAAAAAAATATCAAAAATGGGTGAGGCAATTGATAGCATTTTATCGGGAGATGCTGTAATTTTTTTTGGAAACTCCAAAGAGGCAATTGTTATAGGGGCCAGAGGATGGGTAAATTCCGGAATCAATGAACCTGTCGCTGAGTCCGTGATTAAAGGCCCCCATGAGGGCTTTACGGAGACATTGAGAATTAATACGTCTCTTTTACGAAGGAAAATAAAACATCCCTCCTTACGTCTAATTTCTTTAAAGCTTGGGGTGCTAACCAATACGGATCTTGTGGTTACATATATTGATAAAGTAGCAAGCCCGGATATAGTCTCTGAAGTTATCAAGAGACTAAGCAGAATTAAGATGGACGGGGTGCTGGAGAGCGGATATGTTGAAGAAATGATTGAGGATTTCCCCTATTCGCCTTTCCCCCAAATTGCTTATACAGAGCGGCCGGATGTCTTGGCAGGTAAGCTTTTAGAAGGGAAAGTGGGCATTATGCTCGATGGTACTCCCATCGTTTTAGTGGTTCCCGCCACATTAACACAATTTTTAAATGTCAATGAAGATTACTACCAACGTGCTATGACAGCAGTTCTCTTCCGCTCTGTCCGCTATATAGGGGCATTTGTTGCAGTTACGGCCCCAAGTGTCTACATTGCGGTCACAACGTTTCATCAGGAAATCATTCCGACGGACCTTTTGATGAGTATTTCGGCGGGACGGCAAGGAGTTCCTTTCCCGGCACTTTTAGAAGCCTTACTAATGACAATAGTATTAGAGATTTTACAGGAGGCTGGACTTCGACTGCCCAAACCCATCGGACAGACTATTGGCATTGTCGGTGCCCTGATTATCGGAGATGCCGCGGTAAAAGCCAGTCTGGTGAGTCCGTTAATGGTTATAGTGATAGGACTGACAGCAGTATCAAGTTACGCTATCCCTTATTACGATCTAAGTCTCGCAGTACGGTTAACTCGCTTCCCGCTGATGATTTTGGCGGGGAGTCTTGGTTTTTTTGGTGTAGCCGTAGGTCTTTATGCAGGTTTAATTCATCTCCTCAGTCTTCGCTCCTTCGGAGTACCCTATATGAGCCCCATAGCCCCGTTACGCATTCGCTCCCTGCTCCAGGATACTTTTGTCCGGGCACCTTGGTGGGCAATGAAACGACGACCTCAACTTTTGGAGATTGAGAATCCCCGTTCAGGAGGGAAGGGTAAGGAGTAA
- the recR gene encoding recombination mediator RecR — translation MDFLNYPQPLADLISCLARLPGIGPKTAGRLAFYLLQQPRISEDLAQAIHAANHSIRKCSICCNFTDQDPCVLCQNPQRDSSELCVVEHPRDVVSLEKTKEFKGRYHVLHGVLSPMEGIGPEQLTISLLLKRLEGVKEVVMALNPTVEGEATALYLARLLKPLGIKVTRIAHGLPVGGDLEYADEVTIARALEGRRQL, via the coding sequence ATGGATTTTCTAAATTACCCTCAGCCTTTGGCAGATCTTATCAGTTGTCTTGCACGCCTTCCGGGAATTGGTCCAAAGACAGCGGGTCGATTGGCATTTTATCTTCTTCAGCAGCCCCGGATTTCCGAAGATTTGGCACAGGCTATTCACGCCGCGAATCATTCTATAAGAAAATGTTCGATTTGTTGTAACTTTACTGATCAAGATCCATGTGTACTCTGTCAGAACCCCCAAAGAGACTCCTCGGAACTTTGTGTTGTCGAACATCCCAGGGACGTCGTATCCTTAGAAAAGACTAAAGAATTTAAAGGGCGGTATCATGTTTTACATGGTGTGCTCTCCCCAATGGAGGGTATAGGACCGGAGCAATTAACCATTAGCCTTCTTTTGAAGCGTTTAGAGGGCGTTAAGGAAGTGGTTATGGCTCTAAATCCCACGGTGGAAGGAGAAGCTACGGCCTTATATTTAGCCCGTCTGTTAAAACCTTTAGGAATTAAAGTGACCCGGATTGCTCATGGATTACCCGTGGGCGGTGATCTGGAATATGCCGATGAAGTGACTATTGCTCGAGCGTTAGAAGGACGGCGTCAACTCTAA
- a CDS encoding Ger(x)C family spore germination protein has product MNDTKVKKRFVAVMLLVCLIFLPGCWGKREVEELAPLIGLGFDLGKKPGTFLITMQLAKPNQGGQGSAAKIEDRTFSVEVASAREATEMVYKLSSRIPFMGSLKVIVIGDSAAKAGFNDIIDFGQRFAEFRRTMYLVLTKGKAQTLLNMKLRDGELAAMSIKNHMEQGSSLSTFPTVRLGHYLTILGTQSTAPIIPVVESIKSGEDGIEYNDAKDGKELLIQGAGVLRGDKLVDYLTDKETKGYMWLENNVNNRLVNTMDSEGTISFGGQVLKSNTRYKLTNNNGVIGLQYIITTSISVDEVMGLKRQLSEAEWVDLMNQAEDRYAKVIQKECDLAIEKERELGLDFLGIGRHLEERDPSYWKTLKDQWEDKIADFPISLNVNVSVHHSGMSSSSSTVKLTEEGKQ; this is encoded by the coding sequence ATGAACGATACGAAAGTGAAAAAACGGTTCGTTGCTGTAATGTTGCTGGTCTGCCTTATATTTTTGCCGGGATGTTGGGGAAAGCGTGAAGTGGAGGAATTGGCGCCTCTTATTGGACTTGGGTTCGATCTGGGCAAGAAACCGGGAACATTTCTCATAACCATGCAATTAGCAAAACCAAACCAGGGCGGACAAGGGTCAGCTGCAAAGATTGAAGATCGAACTTTCAGTGTAGAAGTTGCCAGCGCCAGAGAAGCGACAGAAATGGTATATAAGCTCTCAAGCCGCATACCTTTCATGGGCTCTTTGAAGGTTATTGTAATTGGTGATAGCGCGGCTAAAGCAGGTTTTAACGATATCATAGATTTCGGACAACGATTTGCGGAATTCCGCCGGACGATGTATCTTGTCTTAACGAAAGGAAAAGCTCAAACACTTCTAAATATGAAGTTGCGCGATGGAGAGCTGGCGGCAATGAGCATTAAGAATCATATGGAGCAAGGGAGCAGCCTTTCCACCTTTCCAACAGTTCGTTTGGGACATTATCTAACCATTCTAGGTACACAAAGTACTGCTCCAATTATTCCCGTAGTCGAAAGTATAAAGTCAGGAGAGGATGGAATTGAATATAATGATGCAAAGGACGGAAAGGAGTTACTTATTCAAGGTGCCGGTGTTTTGCGGGGAGATAAACTCGTTGATTATCTTACGGATAAAGAAACAAAAGGCTATATGTGGCTTGAAAATAATGTTAATAATCGTTTGGTTAATACCATGGATAGCGAGGGAACTATCAGCTTTGGCGGGCAAGTCCTAAAATCTAATACGAGGTATAAATTAACCAATAACAATGGAGTAATAGGACTCCAGTACATCATCACAACAAGTATTTCCGTTGATGAAGTTATGGGGTTAAAGAGACAGCTTTCCGAAGCGGAGTGGGTAGACCTTATGAATCAGGCCGAAGACCGCTATGCTAAGGTTATTCAAAAGGAATGTGATCTGGCCATTGAGAAAGAAAGAGAATTGGGTCTTGATTTTTTAGGGATCGGGCGTCATCTCGAAGAGAGAGATCCTTCATATTGGAAGACCTTAAAAGATCAATGGGAAGATAAGATTGCCGACTTTCCAATTTCTTTAAATGTAAACGTGAGTGTTCATCATTCCGGAATGTCGAGCAGCAGTTCAACGGTTAAGTTAACAGAAGAAGGGAAACAATAG
- a CDS encoding GerAB/ArcD/ProY family transporter, whose amino-acid sequence MEKISPHQFMTLGGAVLMGTTFLPVASIVSGACGRDGWLIVLPAFTLGIPYGLMVLSLLSQFPSKNLLQVSEMLLGKWIGKIMGVLYISITVFFGGLLLGQVGDIYERSIMPLTPIGIFYLGAIILIFYLSQAGIEVFARFSEIIFPLIIFALLLNLVLSIPRIEPEELMPILSNGLSPLLGGGIKVVPFVMEYILFIAGIMTFLPAEIKDIRQLKVEVWRTVFLVGIADMLVTFMQLLVFGPNETTRIVYGLLVLGKMVEISRTVAGVESLFMEVWLGALVIKISAFLFTASWGLEAVFGLKGIKWNLAICAVFMGIAFYFLRGPLLIKEIGLVDNYIILPFTAVWIPLLWGIARWRKREGVRGK is encoded by the coding sequence ATGGAAAAAATCTCTCCTCATCAGTTCATGACCTTAGGGGGAGCCGTACTCATGGGTACGACATTTCTCCCTGTTGCTTCGATCGTCAGCGGGGCCTGTGGGCGGGACGGGTGGCTGATTGTTTTGCCGGCATTTACCCTGGGGATACCTTATGGACTAATGGTACTTTCACTTCTGTCTCAATTTCCTAGTAAAAATTTGTTACAGGTTTCTGAGATGCTTTTGGGAAAATGGATAGGGAAAATAATGGGTGTCCTTTACATTTCAATTACGGTCTTTTTTGGCGGCTTGCTGCTTGGACAAGTTGGGGACATTTATGAACGTTCAATAATGCCATTAACCCCTATAGGCATATTTTACTTGGGGGCAATAATTCTTATTTTCTACTTGAGTCAGGCGGGAATTGAAGTATTTGCGAGGTTCTCCGAGATAATCTTTCCTTTGATTATTTTTGCTCTGCTATTGAATCTTGTTCTTTCTATTCCAAGAATTGAGCCAGAGGAACTTATGCCCATTCTCAGTAATGGATTGTCGCCTCTTCTTGGGGGAGGAATTAAAGTCGTTCCTTTTGTCATGGAATATATCCTTTTTATTGCAGGAATTATGACATTTTTGCCTGCCGAAATCAAGGATATCCGTCAATTGAAAGTTGAAGTTTGGCGGACAGTGTTTTTAGTCGGTATCGCAGACATGCTGGTCACTTTCATGCAACTGCTTGTATTCGGACCTAACGAAACAACTCGTATCGTTTATGGTTTACTTGTATTGGGAAAGATGGTAGAAATCAGCCGCACCGTGGCAGGCGTTGAATCGCTATTCATGGAAGTTTGGCTCGGGGCATTGGTAATAAAAATTAGTGCATTTTTATTTACAGCTTCTTGGGGTCTTGAAGCCGTTTTTGGCTTAAAGGGTATCAAATGGAACCTTGCGATTTGTGCTGTTTTCATGGGGATTGCTTTCTATTTTTTGAGAGGCCCCTTATTAATTAAAGAAATTGGACTTGTTGATAATTATATTATTCTGCCGTTTACAGCTGTTTGGATACCACTTCTTTGGGGAATTGCGCGCTGGAGGAAGAGAGAAGGTGTTCGCGGAAAATGA